GAAGAACCACCAAAATCACGCCGGTGACGATCAGCAGCGCGCCCCCCGTGATCCGCTTCGTTATCGGCTCCTTCTTTCCGAGGATAAGCCGCACCAGGACCAGCGTAAACAGCGGGCCGGTGGATACCAGCGGGGCCACCCGGGACACCTCTCCCCAGCGCAGGGCCAGAAGCAGGCCGTACTGCGCGCAGATCATAAAAAAGCCCGCGATGAGGAATTTGTGGACCCCGAGCCGGGAGAACACATAGGGCTTCCCCCGGTTCGCCATCGAGAGCAGGAAGGGGGTGGCGGCAGCGGCGGAGAGACCCTGAAGGAATCCGCCGAAGAGAATGGAATCCATTCCGCCGAAGCCCATTTTCCGGAACGTGTGCGCCAGGCCGAAGCATATCGCCGAAAAAATGGAGAGGAGAAGATATTTGTTCTTCCCCTTCATCTGCACCCCGCCCGAGATGATGTAAACCCCGGCCACGACCAAGGCGATGCCGGACCAGACGAGGGCCGAGGGCCGCTCTCCCAGGAGAAGAAACGCCCAGAACGCGCCGAAAATCGCGTTGCTGTTGACCAGCGAGCTGTTCGAGGCCACGCCGATCTGCTGGATGGCGCGGTACATGAAAAAGAGCGACAGCGCCGGCGAAGCCAGCCCCGCGGCGATGAACGCCAGCCAGTACCAGTTGAAGGAGATCGCGGAGAAATCCACGAAGAGAAGCGCGGCCACGGAGGCGGCGAAATACACCAGGTTGACGATCAGGCTCCCGGTGTGGGGCGTGCTCTCATCAATGCCCATGCGGGTGAAAATGCCCGAGAGGGAGAAGAAGAGCGCCGGAAGGAGCGCGACGCTTTCAAATGGAATCAAATCCGCCCTCTCCCTAGAAACGAGAAGCGCTCGCCCACCCAAGCCGCGCGCGCGATGCTACCGCTCCAGCACCTCGGGATTCACGATGTTGATGGGCCGCTCGCCGGCCAGGGCGCGGGACACGTTTTCCCGTGTCCGCTCGATGGCGGCCACCTGCGTCTCCGGCGTTCGCGAAGCATGATGGGGCGTGATCAGAACGTTGTTCATCTTCCTGAGCGGATGATCATCGGGCAGGGGCTCGGGGTCGGTCACATCAAGGGCGGCGGCGGCGATCTCCCCCTGCTGGAGCGCCTGGAGGATGTCCTCCGTCACGGCCACGGGCCCGCGCGCCACGTTGACCAACATGGCGTCTTTCTTCATGCGCTTCAGCGCCGCCGCGTTGAGGATACCCTGCGTCTCCGGGAGGAGCGGCATGCACAGGACCAGGAAGTTCGAGCGCGGAAGAAGAGCATCGAAAGAGAGAAATTCGACATCCACATCGGGGAGGCGGGAGGGGTCCGGAGTGCGCGTATGGGCGAGAACTTTCATCCCAAATCCATCCGCGATCAGCGCCGTGTGGCGGCCGATGTCGCCGAGGCCGACGATGCCAATCGTCTTCCCGCCGAGTTGGACGGCATCGGTGTGCTCCCAGGCCGGGTCGTCCAGCATCCAAGCGTTTCGGGCCAGATAGAGCATCATGAAGAAGGCATGCTCGGCCACCGCCCGGCCCCGCACCCCGGTCACGTTGCACACCATGATCCCGCGCGCGGTCGCGGCGGCGGCGTCAATGTTGTCGTAGCCGATCCCCGGCTTGGCGACCACCTTCAGTCCGGGCGCCGCATCCATCATCTCGGGCCCCACCTCCCGGAAGACGGTGAGAATCCCCTCGACATCGGGGAGAAGAGACAGGATCGTCCCGAGTTCGTAGTCCGGCGGGCGGACCATTTCGTGCTCAGCGCCCAGCCAGCCGCTCCCCAGATCCCACTGGGGACTTCCATACAGACGATCGACGAGCAAGACTTTGGCCACTCTCAAATCTCCTCAAAAGAAAAATGTTGCCGCCGCTTAATCGTTCTCCAGAATTTCCGCGATGGTGACAAGCCGCCGCTCGGCGTGGCTCTTGAGCATCGCCCGCATGATCGCCAGCGCGCGGATGCCGTGAATCCCCGTCACTTCGGGCGTTCCTCCCTCGCGGATGCACCGCGCGAAATCCTCGAACTGCTCGCGGTTGGCGATATAGCGGCCCTCGGCAAAATCGCAGCCCACATCGATCACTTCCGCCTCGTGCATCGGGCCGTCCTTGGCCTGCAACATGGGCGGATGCGCGCTCGAGAGGCTGAGGTTTCCCGCCATCCCCTGGATCTCGAACGAGAAGTGGGGCGGGGAGACG
This genomic window from bacterium contains:
- a CDS encoding EamA family transporter — protein: MIPFESVALLPALFFSLSGIFTRMGIDESTPHTGSLIVNLVYFAASVAALLFVDFSAISFNWYWLAFIAAGLASPALSLFFMYRAIQQIGVASNSSLVNSNAIFGAFWAFLLLGERPSALVWSGIALVVAGVYIISGGVQMKGKNKYLLLSIFSAICFGLAHTFRKMGFGGMDSILFGGFLQGLSAAAATPFLLSMANRGKPYVFSRLGVHKFLIAGFFMICAQYGLLLALRWGEVSRVAPLVSTGPLFTLVLVRLILGKKEPITKRITGGALLIVTGVILVVLLR
- a CDS encoding NAD(P)-dependent oxidoreductase: MAKVLLVDRLYGSPQWDLGSGWLGAEHEMVRPPDYELGTILSLLPDVEGILTVFREVGPEMMDAAPGLKVVAKPGIGYDNIDAAAATARGIMVCNVTGVRGRAVAEHAFFMMLYLARNAWMLDDPAWEHTDAVQLGGKTIGIVGLGDIGRHTALIADGFGMKVLAHTRTPDPSRLPDVDVEFLSFDALLPRSNFLVLCMPLLPETQGILNAAALKRMKKDAMLVNVARGPVAVTEDILQALQQGEIAAAALDVTDPEPLPDDHPLRKMNNVLITPHHASRTPETQVAAIERTRENVSRALAGERPINIVNPEVLER